In Spinacia oleracea cultivar Varoflay chromosome 5, BTI_SOV_V1, whole genome shotgun sequence, a single window of DNA contains:
- the LOC110776107 gene encoding protein GAMETE EXPRESSED 2: MVIQHQLVIYGFLLVLFAFSPILGDPNDESKPAFVFSWLENKDTYIAGDTITMNIKILGNFDPHSYNVSFNPTVSVNEKAGNSTYISSLYYNFGDDLNSWSICFVPILAGVFNVLVTDDHFGVLDSSLHFFVNPGIMHPAVSIVSWMDYVDEFEAGTRAMVLILPKDAYGNTIPSTNADLNSYIFNLSESFANNSAVNVLSVTCLGWNNHGYLKIEFIASSAGDLLLQVQRHNQTLRGSPLPFKVHSGPIDVSKCTAKWKYGTNISQYQSEMEIFIYQLDQYGNLVPGFYPFDAEIFDKTTKLSIPVPDLNFRIFSPGIQLLSFRALEPGNFLLTVYDAKHNTSISNMPYEFIVSIGSCDGFNSIVNGSGLNHSVAGQEARFSVYLKDAYQYPCPIEIRMLQVQVACVEESYMVLPTIYPLEESNGMANAMSPSEVSPSPSVEHNHSTIGNKEIVAHTYGVLYTPEKSGQYDILILCGNIPLNGGQLWKEKVIAGEVNISLSGVVKYAPKVQKLVRNEVIIQLMDSFSNPVLSQQSKLKLEIGSINHSDFITWMFLDNNNGLYTGQYQANDTGTYELCATFDGNKFLPCPFGINVYSSEYFPKAHDDSVYVWEDESVAFNPLENDYFAGENATIVEFSNPHSGSVLQSGLLFRYTPYKGFYGNDSFSYTIHDLNGNTATASVNISVLSIPPQLLSLSTSWKGSEDVLCPKFGGFHGIEVIYPDSVENISVSLSAISGTISLSSMMMQFWEPIWSGFVVTKDGEEAKALTLSGYVDVINMALQSIQYLGDEDFYGDDTIIVSARNKNGVTDLNITISVEPVNDPPFIITPEHIILYENEDSGSLIYEMGRNKFEFLIGDPDLPHFQGNKSDFMVIFSMEVTSGILEAILPVQLISTTELKLKNSYQWQPLQTFVTISDHLVVKARGLRFQATVDDCNNIVRQLKYHAIEYVAILKMVMNDMGNYGCFPNCAENISKFLLTEVNVNLIKRRPLNSKATHALGFMIILEFIGVLSLGGLLLFYTCRCGICLINE; the protein is encoded by the exons ATGGTCATTCAACATCAACTTGTGATTTATGGCTTCCTACTAGTCCTTTTCGCCTTCAGTCCAATTCTTGGTGACCCAA ATGATGAATCGAAGCCGGCGTTCGTGTTCAGTTGGTTGGAAAACAAGGATACGTACATTGCAGGCGATACCATAACCATGAACATCaaaatacttgggaattttgaTCCCCATTCTTATAATGTATCATTCAACCCTACAGTTTCCGTGAATGAAAAGGCGGGAAACAGCACTTATATATCTAGCTTATATTACAATTTTGGAGATGATCTTAACTCTTGGAGTATTTGTTTTGTTCCTATTCTTGCTGGGGTGTTTAATGTCCTCGTCACAGATGATCATTTTGGAGTTCTTGATTCTTCGCTTCATTTCTTTGTTAACCCAG GTATAATGCACCCAGCTGTCTCTATTGTATCATGGATGGACTACGTGGATGAATTTGAAGCCGGAACAAGGGCTATGGTTCTGATACTTCCTAAAGATGCCTATGGAAACACCATTCCTTCAACAAATGCAGACCTGAATTCATATATCTTTAACCTTTCTGAATCCTTTGCAAATAATTCTGCTGTCAATGTCCTCAGTGTAACTTGTCTGGGTTGGAATAATCATGGTTATCTTAAGATTGAGTTTATTGCTTCATCAGCAGGAGATCTTTTGCTACAAGTACAAAGGCATAATCAAACTTTGCGAGGATCTCCCCTTCCCTTCAAGGTGCACTCAG GTCCAATTGATGTTTCCAAGTGTACAGCAAAGTGGAAATATGGCACAAACATATCACAGTATCAAtctgaaatggaaatattcatTTACCAGCTTGATCAATATGGAAATCTAGTTCCTGGATTTTATCCATTTGATGCAGAGATTTTCGACAAGACCACCAAACTGTCTATACCTGTACCAGATCTCAACTTCAGAATATTCTCCCCAGGAATCCAATTACTTTCATTCAGAGCATTGGAACCGGGAAACTTCCTACTCACAGTTTATGATGCAAAGCATAACACCAGCATCTCCAATATGCCTTATGAATTTATTGTTTCAATTG GTAGCTGCGATGGGTTCAATAGCATCGTCAATGGATCTGGTTTGAATCATTCAGTTGCTGGACAAGAAGCAAGATTTTCAGTTTATCTGAAAGATGCTTATCAGTATCCCTGTCCAATAGAGATTAGAATGCTTCAAGTTCAAGTTGCATGTGTAGAAGAATCATATATGGTATTGCCTACAATTTATCCTCTAGAGGAATCAAATGGTATGGCTAATGCTATGAGTCCTTCTGAAGTTTCTCCTAGTCCATCCGTTGAACACAATCATAGT ACTATAGGTAATAAGGAAATTGTGGCACATACATATGGTGTACTATATACGCCTGAAAAGAGTGGACAGTACGACATTCTCATACTGTGTGGAAATATTCCATTGAATGGCGGTCAGTTGTGGAAAGAGAAAGTGATAGCAG GTGAGGTTAATATATCATTGTCAGGAGTAGTGAAATATGCACCGAAAGTACAGAAGCTAGTGAGGAATGAGGTGATCATTCAGCTTATGGATTCCTTTTCCAACCCAGTTTTGTCCCAGCAATCAAAGCTAAAACTGGAGATAGGTTCCATAAACCACTCGGATTTTATAACCTGGATGTTCCTGGACAATAACAATGGGTTGTATACAGGCCAATATCAGGCTAATGATACTGGCACCTATGAACTATGTGCAACATTTGATGGCAATAAGTTCTTACCTTGTCCTTTTGGGATCAATGTATACAGCA GTGAATATTTTCCTAAAGCTCATGATGACTCAGTCTATGTATGGGAGGATGAATCAGTTGCTTTCAATCCCCTTGAAAATGATTACTTTGCTGGTGAAAATGCTACAATCGTTGAATTTTCTAat CCACATTCTGGTTCAGTGTTGCAGAGTGGTCTGCTTTTTAGATATACACCGTACAAAGGATTTTATGGAAATGACTCTTTCTCATATACTATACATGACCTGAATGGAAATACTGCTACTGCATCAGTAAACATTTCTGTACTTAGCATCCCACCTCAGCTCTTATCTTTGTCTACATCATGGAAGGGAAGTGAAGACGTTTTGTGTCCTAAATTTGG TGGATTTCATGGTATTGAGGTTATATATCCTGATTCAGTGGAGAATATCTCTGTATCTTTAAGTGCAATCTCTGGAACAATATCCCTTTCCTCAATGATGATGCAATTTTGGGAACCAATATGGAGTGGATTTGTTGTGACTAAGGATGGTGAAGAAGCTAAGGCATTGACTTTATCAGGCTACGTGGATGTAATAAACATGGCCCTTCAGTCAATTCAGTATCTCGG GGATGAAGACTTTTATGGCGATGACACAATCATAGTCTCTGCAAGAAACAAAAATGGAGTTACTGATTTGAATATCACAATTTCTGTTGAACCTGTCAATGATCCTCCTTTTATCATAACCCCTGAACACATCATTCTGTATGAGAATGAAGATAGTGGATCATTGATATATGAGATGGGAAGGAataaatttgagttcttaattGGAGATCCAGATCTGCCTCACTTTCAAG GGAACAAGTCTGACTTTATGGTTATATTTTCCATGGAAGTAACTTCTGGAATTTTAGAAGCCATCCTTCCAGTACAACTTATCAGTACCACTGAACTCAAGCTTAAAAATAGTTACCAGTGGCAGCCGCTTCAGACTTTTGTCACCATTTCAGATCACTTGGTGGTCAAGGCTAGAGGTTTGAGATTTCAGGCAACAGTTGATGATTGTAATAACATAGTCAGGCAATTAAAATACCAT GCTATTGAATATGTTGCAATATTAAAAATGGTGATGAATGACATGGGAAACTACGGATGTTTTCCTAATTGTGCAGAAAATATATCAAAGTTTCTTCTTACAGAGGTTAATGTCAATCTTATCAAGAGAAGGCCACTGAATTCTAAGGCAACACACG CTCTTGGATTCATGATCATTTTGGAATTTATTGGGGTGCTTTCCCTTGGAGGATTATTGCTATTTTACACATGTCGATGTGGAATTTGTCtaataaatgagtga